In Cololabis saira isolate AMF1-May2022 chromosome 10, fColSai1.1, whole genome shotgun sequence, a single window of DNA contains:
- the LOC133452086 gene encoding regulator of G-protein signaling 1-like isoform X2, protein MGQNLKSRLQCKSSQATSGERLCFEEVSQWSYSLGRLLSSNCGVKIFQAFLKSEFSDENLEFWVMCEDYKKIKSSFRMSSRAKKIFKRYIEAEAPREINIDHKTRELIKSYMKAPTAVCFDDAQRIVYGLMERDSYPRFLKSDIYRALLDSSSESVKL, encoded by the exons AT GGGACAAAACTTGAAGTCACGCCTGCAGTGTAAATCTTCTCAAGCAACTAGTGGTGAGAG GCTTTGTTTTGAAGAAGTGTCTCAGTGGTCGTACTCGCTGGGGAGACTTCTCTCTTCCAATT GCGGGGTGAAAATCTTCCAGGCCTTCTTGAAGTCGGAGTTCAGCGATGAAAACCTCGAGTTTTGGGTGATGTGCGAGGACTATAAAAAAATCAAGTCTTCCTTCAGGATGTCCTCTAGGGCCAAAAAGATCTTCAAACGCTACATTGAAGCAGAGGCTCCCAGAGAA ATCAACATCGATCACAAGACCAGGGAGCTGATCAAGTCGTACATGAAGGCTCCCACCGCAGTGTGTTTCGACGACGCACAGAGGATTGTCTACGGATTAATGGAGAGGGACTCCTACCCACGGTTCCTAAAGTCAGACATTTACAGGGCTTTACTGGACTCCTCGTCAGAATCAGTGAAGCTTTAA
- the LOC133452086 gene encoding regulator of G-protein signaling 21-like isoform X1 — MPSLLTSPSRELQHLNMETDKTKSARCKGQNLKSRLQCKSSQATSGERLCFEEVSQWSYSLGRLLSSNCGVKIFQAFLKSEFSDENLEFWVMCEDYKKIKSSFRMSSRAKKIFKRYIEAEAPREINIDHKTRELIKSYMKAPTAVCFDDAQRIVYGLMERDSYPRFLKSDIYRALLDSSSESVKL; from the exons ATGCCAAGCCTGCTCACATCGCCGTCAAGGGAGCTGCAGCACCTCAACATGGAAACTGACAAGACCAAGTCGGCCAGATGCAA GGGACAAAACTTGAAGTCACGCCTGCAGTGTAAATCTTCTCAAGCAACTAGTGGTGAGAG GCTTTGTTTTGAAGAAGTGTCTCAGTGGTCGTACTCGCTGGGGAGACTTCTCTCTTCCAATT GCGGGGTGAAAATCTTCCAGGCCTTCTTGAAGTCGGAGTTCAGCGATGAAAACCTCGAGTTTTGGGTGATGTGCGAGGACTATAAAAAAATCAAGTCTTCCTTCAGGATGTCCTCTAGGGCCAAAAAGATCTTCAAACGCTACATTGAAGCAGAGGCTCCCAGAGAA ATCAACATCGATCACAAGACCAGGGAGCTGATCAAGTCGTACATGAAGGCTCCCACCGCAGTGTGTTTCGACGACGCACAGAGGATTGTCTACGGATTAATGGAGAGGGACTCCTACCCACGGTTCCTAAAGTCAGACATTTACAGGGCTTTACTGGACTCCTCGTCAGAATCAGTGAAGCTTTAA
- the rgs1 gene encoding regulator of G-protein signaling 21 isoform X1, whose protein sequence is MISHPAGWFGASTIIGLVIDLDALFKGRLCCFPKDPLADVETWSESVDKVLGCKAGQVAFREFLKSEYSEENILFYLACEDYKKIKTVPEMISSANRIYSEFVQTEAPRQINIDCSARENITKNIHQPTLNSFDTAQKLVYSLMARDCYPRFLKSDMYQGLLRRADSR, encoded by the exons ATGATCAGTCATCCTGCCGGATGGTTTGGAGCTTCAACAATTATTGGGCTAGTGATAGATCTTGATGCTCTTTTCAAGGGTAGATTGTGTTGCTTTCCCAAGGATCCGCTGGCGGACGTTGAGACCTGGAGCGAATCTGTGGACAAAGTCCTCGGCTGTAAAG CCGGACAGGTCGCTTTCCGGGAGTTCCTGAAGTCCGAGTACAGCGAGGAAAACATACTGTTTTATCTCGCCTGTGAGGACTACAAAAAAATCAAGACGGTGCCAGAGATGATCTCCTCCGCCAACAGGATCTACTCAGAGTTCGTCCAGACAGAAGCACCGAGACAG ATCAACATAGACTGCAGTGCCAGGGAAAACATTACAAAGAACATCCACCAGCCCACCCTGAATTCCTTTGACACGGCGCAGAAGCTGGTCTACAGCCTGATGGCCAGGGACTGCTACCCGCGCTTCCTAAAGTCTGACATGTACCAGGGACTCCTGCGGAGGGCCGACTCCAGGTGA
- the rgs1 gene encoding regulator of G-protein signaling 21 isoform X2 encodes MWKTPRSFSLTGRLCCFPKDPLADVETWSESVDKVLGCKAGQVAFREFLKSEYSEENILFYLACEDYKKIKTVPEMISSANRIYSEFVQTEAPRQINIDCSARENITKNIHQPTLNSFDTAQKLVYSLMARDCYPRFLKSDMYQGLLRRADSR; translated from the exons ATGTGGAAAACACCAAGGAGTTTTTCACTCACT GGTAGATTGTGTTGCTTTCCCAAGGATCCGCTGGCGGACGTTGAGACCTGGAGCGAATCTGTGGACAAAGTCCTCGGCTGTAAAG CCGGACAGGTCGCTTTCCGGGAGTTCCTGAAGTCCGAGTACAGCGAGGAAAACATACTGTTTTATCTCGCCTGTGAGGACTACAAAAAAATCAAGACGGTGCCAGAGATGATCTCCTCCGCCAACAGGATCTACTCAGAGTTCGTCCAGACAGAAGCACCGAGACAG ATCAACATAGACTGCAGTGCCAGGGAAAACATTACAAAGAACATCCACCAGCCCACCCTGAATTCCTTTGACACGGCGCAGAAGCTGGTCTACAGCCTGATGGCCAGGGACTGCTACCCGCGCTTCCTAAAGTCTGACATGTACCAGGGACTCCTGCGGAGGGCCGACTCCAGGTGA
- the rgs1 gene encoding regulator of G-protein signaling 21 isoform X3 — protein sequence MWKTPRSFSLTDPLADVETWSESVDKVLGCKAGQVAFREFLKSEYSEENILFYLACEDYKKIKTVPEMISSANRIYSEFVQTEAPRQINIDCSARENITKNIHQPTLNSFDTAQKLVYSLMARDCYPRFLKSDMYQGLLRRADSR from the exons ATGTGGAAAACACCAAGGAGTTTTTCACTCACT GATCCGCTGGCGGACGTTGAGACCTGGAGCGAATCTGTGGACAAAGTCCTCGGCTGTAAAG CCGGACAGGTCGCTTTCCGGGAGTTCCTGAAGTCCGAGTACAGCGAGGAAAACATACTGTTTTATCTCGCCTGTGAGGACTACAAAAAAATCAAGACGGTGCCAGAGATGATCTCCTCCGCCAACAGGATCTACTCAGAGTTCGTCCAGACAGAAGCACCGAGACAG ATCAACATAGACTGCAGTGCCAGGGAAAACATTACAAAGAACATCCACCAGCCCACCCTGAATTCCTTTGACACGGCGCAGAAGCTGGTCTACAGCCTGATGGCCAGGGACTGCTACCCGCGCTTCCTAAAGTCTGACATGTACCAGGGACTCCTGCGGAGGGCCGACTCCAGGTGA
- the rgs1 gene encoding regulator of G-protein signaling 21 isoform X4 → MAIKLCCFPKDPLADVETWSESVDKVLGCKAGQVAFREFLKSEYSEENILFYLACEDYKKIKTVPEMISSANRIYSEFVQTEAPRQINIDCSARENITKNIHQPTLNSFDTAQKLVYSLMARDCYPRFLKSDMYQGLLRRADSR, encoded by the exons ATGGCGATAAA ATTGTGTTGCTTTCCCAAGGATCCGCTGGCGGACGTTGAGACCTGGAGCGAATCTGTGGACAAAGTCCTCGGCTGTAAAG CCGGACAGGTCGCTTTCCGGGAGTTCCTGAAGTCCGAGTACAGCGAGGAAAACATACTGTTTTATCTCGCCTGTGAGGACTACAAAAAAATCAAGACGGTGCCAGAGATGATCTCCTCCGCCAACAGGATCTACTCAGAGTTCGTCCAGACAGAAGCACCGAGACAG ATCAACATAGACTGCAGTGCCAGGGAAAACATTACAAAGAACATCCACCAGCCCACCCTGAATTCCTTTGACACGGCGCAGAAGCTGGTCTACAGCCTGATGGCCAGGGACTGCTACCCGCGCTTCCTAAAGTCTGACATGTACCAGGGACTCCTGCGGAGGGCCGACTCCAGGTGA